In one Thermococcus sp. 2319x1 genomic region, the following are encoded:
- a CDS encoding iron-sulfur cluster assembly protein yields MGFLDFLKEKPRGNLRELPPEVKEVVEELRKVKDPETELNIVDEGLVYGLTVENEKVMVWLLLARTTPECHFCQAIAMNVQKRIIRDIIGVLREKGFRSVKVYNEIGLLLEEWRDKDEG; encoded by the coding sequence ATGGGATTTTTAGACTTCCTTAAAGAAAAGCCAAGAGGAAACCTGAGGGAGCTCCCTCCTGAGGTTAAAGAGGTCGTGGAGGAGCTTAGGAAAGTAAAAGACCCGGAAACGGAACTTAATATAGTGGACGAAGGGTTAGTGTATGGCCTAACTGTGGAGAATGAAAAGGTTATGGTATGGCTTCTCTTAGCGAGAACCACTCCAGAGTGCCACTTTTGTCAGGCGATTGCCATGAACGTGCAGAAGAGGATTATTAGAGACATCATTGGAGTATTAAGGGAAAAAGGTTTTAGGAGCGTTAAGGTGTATAATGAAATTGGACTTTTACTTGAGGAATGGAGGGATAAAGATGAGGGTTAA
- a CDS encoding iron-sulfur cluster assembly protein — MKVYRRDREYPQEYKEVLEELSTVIDPISTMNILDAGLLAGLDVSDNTLKIWLAVESNAYYNMIGGAAIAHSKIIGDIMERFALVKFPRVYIYDMKNNLLAKFEKK, encoded by the coding sequence ATGAAAGTTTACAGAAGGGATAGGGAGTATCCTCAGGAATACAAAGAAGTTCTCGAGGAGTTGAGCACTGTTATTGATCCGATAAGCACGATGAATATACTCGATGCCGGTCTTTTAGCGGGACTTGACGTTAGTGATAACACCCTCAAGATATGGCTCGCCGTGGAGAGCAATGCATATTACAACATGATTGGGGGCGCTGCAATAGCTCATTCAAAGATAATTGGCGATATAATGGAACGCTTTGCCCTTGTGAAGTTTCCGAGGGTTTACATATATGACATGAAAAACAACCTCCTCGCAAAGTTTGAGAAGAAGTGA
- a CDS encoding lysine exporter LysO family protein — translation MSFLYLVLSSLLLGMLVGKYTGLEFGNLYELMLYLLIFIIGIDIGKSKGLREELKRLGKMALLLPSATVVGSLIGGLFASLLLKVPLKWGLAISAGFGWYSLTGPLLATYSPIYGVIGFLANLTREILTIIFYPLAIKKIPKEKAIVMGGATTMDTTLPLMAKFGGTEITLLAFVHGFILTAIAPFLIPLILQLL, via the coding sequence GTGAGTTTTCTCTATCTGGTACTCTCATCCCTCCTCCTTGGCATGCTCGTTGGGAAGTACACGGGTTTAGAGTTCGGTAACCTCTACGAGCTCATGCTCTATCTCCTCATATTTATTATAGGCATCGACATTGGAAAGAGCAAGGGATTAAGAGAAGAGCTTAAACGACTTGGCAAAATGGCTCTTTTGCTTCCTTCTGCTACAGTTGTGGGCTCACTGATAGGGGGCCTTTTTGCTTCTCTCCTTTTGAAGGTTCCTCTTAAGTGGGGATTAGCAATTTCTGCGGGTTTTGGGTGGTATTCCTTAACGGGCCCTCTCTTGGCAACTTATTCTCCGATATATGGGGTAATTGGATTTCTGGCAAACTTAACGAGGGAAATTCTAACGATTATTTTCTACCCCCTTGCAATAAAGAAGATTCCAAAAGAGAAGGCGATAGTCATGGGGGGCGCAACGACCATGGATACAACCCTTCCACTGATGGCAAAGTTTGGGGGAACGGAGATAACGCTTCTTGCTTTTGTACATGGGTTTATTTTAACGGCAATAGCGCCTTTTTTGATTCCCCTAATACTTCAGCTTTTGTAG
- a CDS encoding LysO family transporter, producing the protein MNIFIPLVLGVFVGYLLRDRIKFSMDKPMSIALLFLIFFMGVEAGRVEIDAFKLFISSLVFASFTILGSLFMALLGVRK; encoded by the coding sequence ATGAACATTTTCATCCCCCTTGTGCTGGGTGTCTTCGTGGGTTATCTGCTTAGGGATAGAATAAAGTTTAGCATGGACAAACCGATGAGTATTGCTTTGCTGTTTTTGATATTTTTCATGGGTGTTGAAGCGGGCAGAGTGGAAATAGACGCTTTCAAGCTTTTCATCTCTTCCCTCGTTTTTGCCTCTTTTACAATACTCGGAAGTCTTTTCATGGCGCTGCTGGGGGTGAGGAAGTGA